In Lampris incognitus isolate fLamInc1 chromosome 20, fLamInc1.hap2, whole genome shotgun sequence, one genomic interval encodes:
- the psip1b gene encoding golgin subfamily A member 6-like protein 22 isoform X1, which translates to MRGKRHVQFKPGDLVFAKMKGFPHWPARVCKLDNVKKKKIPVFFFGTHQIGILPLENVVPYAVNKEKYGRGERFRGFSEGMWEIENKPGIGSKQKVPAVIKKESGQTPKNKKKRSLPSPADDAPVKKKAKPSETNSTSKPDQHLPKEEEEKAEEKMSSRNQRRRKREEEEEEREAESKKLKQDIEEEEKKEEVKKKGELKKKEQEKKKKEEVKKKEGKKKKEVKKKVAQKKKTGELKKKEEEKKRVMKKEEEKKEEEKKEQEDKKIEESKKKEEKMREEENKEMKKEEKMNKVEEEKKEMNKEEERMKKEEKKKEDVKKRAEEKKKIEEKKKEDEKNKEAKKEEEKKEGGKKKEEKKEETVKREEEKKKEEEKMKEEEKKKEENKKGGRKKRGQRKMEDEMKRKEEEKKQKIEEEKKVEEKKKVEEKKKEEEKKEEERKKSEQRKSEEDMKRKEKKKQEEKKQKIEKKKEKRDEEKMNKKEDLQMKKKEEEEERKKEDMDKEKKNRVEEKQNEEQQMKEENKKEEEKKRKEVEKVKEDEKKKKREEKLKNYEEEKKEEEKDLQGSKPLLEKKKEEVKKNKKKMEASMKKRTEEEKKNDEKRKEREETKFKKKEEENETKKQGEKKEEEKNLEQFKSVPEEKKKEEEREKKAEGKQMKKEEGKKRDEKRKEGKSLEECKASSSAEKGVDEERQRRLAAKRESVLRSLRGLLKAGRRTQRTKDSQRKKEATKRKSKKSISQKTNKKNEVRKSAVIKVVSTKAVGKFAKTAASKKTAKKTASNRTEMKRLQRTSKEKKEGKKTPQNAAGERKMTEVKKEREKTEERKGAKEEEEKMVVVGESTRTDRQKRMGKTSDKKDGEEKKKEEVGERKIIGKIIKLPVGRGARIQLKVVGGVKMEEEERKGRQTGELKRREVTSGVQEENKRKRNQTLKTRSGEEKSQRRRRKEEELGKGGVVKDCEDGREEELQTQTQRSDSMQPVVKLQKKNSSKFSTMSLVDSTLHRLHGDIRISLKTDNPDISKCLTALDSLSMVYVTSQQIQRHSELISTLRKMRRYRGSEAVMNKASMLYNRFKNAYLVGEGEELVSASFMRSLLDEKEKEELQRVERWKEKKRREEGMHEVKRPMGQVEEKRKAGGAGGVEERREEDGRGRGAKEEERTQKEDKEKTEGPVDSS; encoded by the exons ATGCGGGGCAAACGCCATGTTCAATTCAAACCTGGAGACCTCGTCTTTGCCAAGATGAAGGGCTTCCCCCACTGGCCTGCAAGG GTCTGCAAGCTGGACAATGTCAAGAAGAAAAAGATCCCGGTCTTCTTCTTTGGAACCCATCAGAT TGGCATCCTTCCCTTAGAGAATGTCGTCCCTTATGCCGTGAACAAGGAGAAGTATGGAAGGGGGGAGCGTTTCCGAGGCTTCAGCGAGGGCATGTGGGAGATCGAAAACAAGCCTGGAATAGGGAGTAAacaaaag GTGCCTGCAGTGATCAAAAAGGAGAGCGGACAAACGCCCAAG AACAAGAAGAAGAGGAGCCTCCCTAGTCCTGCTGACGACGCCCCAG TGAAGAAGAAAGCGAAGCCCTCTGAAACAAACTCTACTTCAAAACCTGACCAGCACCTccccaaagaggaggaggagaaagcggAAGAAAAGATGTCATCAAGGAAccagaggaggagaaagagggaggaggaggaggaggagagggaagctGAATCAAAGAAATTAAAGCAGGATATAGAAgaggaggaaaagaaagaggaggtgaagaagaaagggGAGTTGAAGAAAAAGGagcaggaaaagaaaaagaaagaggaggtgaagaagaaagagggtaaaaagaaaaaggaggtgaagaagaaagtggcgcaaaagaaaaagacaggggagttgaagaagaaagaggaagaaaagaaaagggtgatgaagaaagaggaggaaaagaaggaagaggagaagaaagagcAAGAGGATAAAAAGATAGAGGAGTcgaagaagaaagaggagaagatgagagaggaggaaaataaagagatgaagaaagaggagaagatgaacaaagtggaggaggagaagaaagagatGAACAAAGAAGAGGAAAGGATGaagaaagaggagaaaaagaaagaggatgtaaagaagagagcagaggaaaagaaaaaaatagaggagaaaaagaaagaggatgAGAAAAATAAAGAGGCGaaaaaagaggaggagaagaaagaggggggtaaaaagaaagaggaaaagaaagaggagacggtaaagagagaagaggagaaaaagaaagaggaagagaagatgaaagaggaggagaaaaagaaagaggaaaataAGAAAGGGGGGAGGAAGAAAAGAGGGCAGAGGAAAATGGAGGATGAGAtgaagagaaaggaggaggagaaaaagcaGAAAATTGAGGAAGAGAAGAAAGTGGAGGAAAAGAAGAAAGTGGAGGAAaagaagaaagaggaagaaaagaaagaggaggagaggaagaaaagTGAACAGAGGAAAAGTGAAGAGGAcatgaagagaaaggagaagaaaaagcaggaggagaaaaaacaaaaaattgagaagaaaaaggagaagagagATGAGGAGAAGATGAATAAGAAAGAGGATTTGCAGATgaagaagaaagaggaagaggaggagaggaaaaaggAGGATATGGACAAGGAGAAGAAGAATAGAGTGGAGGAGAAACAAAACGAGGAGCAGCAGATGAAAGAGGAGAATAAGAAAGAGGAGGAAAAGAAGCGAAAGGAAGTGGAGAAGGTGAAGGAAgatgagaagaaaaagaagagagaggagaagctAAAGAATTATGAggaagagaagaaagaggaggagaaggattTGCAGGGATCTAAACCTCTGcttgagaagaagaaagaggaggtgaagaaaaataagaagaaaatggAGGCGTCAATGAAGAAGAGaacggaggaggagaagaagaatgatgaaaagaggaaggagagagaggagactaAGTTTaagaagaaagaggaagaaaatgagacaaaaaagcagggagagaagaaagaggaggagaagaattTGGAGCAGTTTAAATCTGTGccggaggagaagaagaaagaagaggagagagaaaagaaggcAGAGGGAAAGCAGATGAAGAAGGAGGAGGGTAAGAAAAGAGACGAGAAGAGAAAGGAAGGGAAGAGTTTGGAGGAGTGTAAGGCTTCGTCGTCAGCGGAGAAGGGTGTGGATGAGGAG cgtCAGAGGCGTCTGGCTGCCAagagggagagtgtgttgagGTCTCTGAGAGGTCTGCTGAAGGCTGGGAGGAGAACGCA GAGAACCAAGGATAGTCAGAGGAAAAAGGAAGCGACGAAACGAAAAAGCAAAAAGTCGATAAGTCAGAAGACGAATAAGAAAAATGAGGTCCGAAAATCAGCGGTCATCAAGGTGGTCAGCACGAAAGCGGTTGGCAAATTTGCAAAGACTGCCGCCAGCAAGAAGACAGCCAAGAAGACGGCGTCCAACAGAACCGAGATGAAACGGCTCCAAAGAACCAGCaaggaaaagaaagaaggaaagaaaacacCACAGAACGCGGCAGGAGAGAGGAAGATGACAGAGgtgaagaaggagagagagaaaacagaagagCGGAAAGGAgcaaaggaggaagaggagaagatggTGGTAGTAGGAgagagcacaagaacagaccgaCAAAAAAGAATGGGTAAAACAAGCGACAAGAAGGatggagaggaaaagaaaaaggaggaagtgggggagagGAAAATCATTGGAAAGATCATCAAATTGCCGGTGGGCCGAGGAGCCAGAATCCAGCTGAAGGTGGTAGGTGGGGTCAaaatggaggaagaggagaggaaaggaaggcaGACAGGAGAGctgaagagaagagaagtgaCATCAGGAGTGCAGGAGGAAAACAAACGGAAGAGAAACCAAACCCTGAAGACCAGATCAGGAGAAGAGAAGagtcagaggaggaggagaaaggaggaggagctggGTAAAGGAGGGGTGGTGAAGGACTGTGAGGATGGCAGAGAGGAAGAGCTGCAGACACAGACTCAGAGGTCAGACAGCATGCAGCCGGTGGTCAAACTGCAGAAGAAGAACTCATCGAAATTCTCAACAATGAGCCTGGTGGACTCCACGCTGCACCGTCTCCATGGAGACATCCGGATCTCTCTGAAGACCGACAATCCg gACATCAGTAAGTGTCTGACTGCGTTGGACAGCCTCAGTATGGTCTATGTGACATCACAGCAAATCCAGAGACACAGTGAGCTCATATCTACGCTGAGAAag atGCGGCGGTACAGAGGGAGCGAAGCAGTCATGAATAAAGCCTCCATGCTGTATAACCGCTTTAAAAATGCCTacctggtgggggagggggaggagctgGTCAGTGCCTCCTTCATGCGCTCGCTGCTGGAcgagaaagagaaggaggagtTACAGAGGGTGGAGAGgtggaaggagaagaagaggagagaggaggggatgcATGAGGTGAAGAGGCCCATGGGGCaggtggaggagaagaggaaggctggGGGGGCAGGTGgagtggaggagaggagagaggaagatggacGGGGCAGAGGGgcaaaggaggaggagaggacacAGAAAGAGGACAAGGAGAAAAcggaag GTCCCGTGGACTCTTCCTGA
- the psip1b gene encoding golgin subfamily A member 6-like protein 22 isoform X2 has product MRGKRHVQFKPGDLVFAKMKGFPHWPARVCKLDNVKKKKIPVFFFGTHQIGILPLENVVPYAVNKEKYGRGERFRGFSEGMWEIENKPGIGSKQKVPAVIKKESGQTPKNKKKRSLPSPADDAPVKKKAKPSETNSTSKPDQHLPKEEEEKAEEKMSSRNQRRRKREEEEEEREAESKKLKQDIEEEEKKEEVKKKGELKKKEQEKKKKEEVKKKEGKKKKEVKKKVAQKKKTGELKKKEEEKKRVMKKEEEKKEEEKKEQEDKKIEESKKKEEKMREEENKEMKKEEKMNKVEEEKKEMNKEEERMKKEEKKKEDVKKRAEEKKKIEEKKKEDEKNKEAKKEEEKKEGGKKKEEKKEETVKREEEKKKEEEKMKEEEKKKEENKKGGRKKRGQRKMEDEMKRKEEEKKQKIEEEKKVEEKKKVEEKKKEEEKKEEERKKSEQRKSEEDMKRKEKKKQEEKKQKIEKKKEKRDEEKMNKKEDLQMKKKEEEEERKKEDMDKEKKNRVEEKQNEEQQMKEENKKEEEKKRKEVEKVKEDEKKKKREEKLKNYEEEKKEEEKDLQGSKPLLEKKKEEVKKNKKKMEASMKKRTEEEKKNDEKRKEREETKFKKKEEENETKKQGEKKEEEKNLEQFKSVPEEKKKEEEREKKAEGKQMKKEEGKKRDEKRKEGKSLEECKASSSAEKGVDEERQRRLAAKRESVLRSLRGLLKAGRRTQRTKDSQRKKEATKRKSKKSISQKTNKKNEVRKSAVIKVVSTKAVGKFAKTAASKKTAKKTASNRTEMKRLQRTSKEKKEGKKTPQNAAGERKMTEVKKEREKTEERKGAKEEEEKMVVVGESTRTDRQKRMGKTSDKKDGEEKKKEEVGERKIIGKIIKLPVGRGARIQLKVVGGVKMEEEERKGRQTGELKRREVTSGVQEENKRKRNQTLKTRSGEEKSQRRRRKEEELGKGGVVKDCEDGREEELQTQTQRSDSMQPVVKLQKKNSSKFSTMSLVDSTLHRLHGDIRISLKTDNPDISKCLTALDSLSMVYVTSQQIQRHSELISTLRKMRRYRGSEAVMNKASMLYNRFKNAYLVGEGEELVSASFMRSLLDEKEKEELQRVERWKEKKRREEGMHEVKRPMGQVEWRRGERKMDGAEGQRRRRGHRKRTRRKRKVPWTLPDTSL; this is encoded by the exons ATGCGGGGCAAACGCCATGTTCAATTCAAACCTGGAGACCTCGTCTTTGCCAAGATGAAGGGCTTCCCCCACTGGCCTGCAAGG GTCTGCAAGCTGGACAATGTCAAGAAGAAAAAGATCCCGGTCTTCTTCTTTGGAACCCATCAGAT TGGCATCCTTCCCTTAGAGAATGTCGTCCCTTATGCCGTGAACAAGGAGAAGTATGGAAGGGGGGAGCGTTTCCGAGGCTTCAGCGAGGGCATGTGGGAGATCGAAAACAAGCCTGGAATAGGGAGTAAacaaaag GTGCCTGCAGTGATCAAAAAGGAGAGCGGACAAACGCCCAAG AACAAGAAGAAGAGGAGCCTCCCTAGTCCTGCTGACGACGCCCCAG TGAAGAAGAAAGCGAAGCCCTCTGAAACAAACTCTACTTCAAAACCTGACCAGCACCTccccaaagaggaggaggagaaagcggAAGAAAAGATGTCATCAAGGAAccagaggaggagaaagagggaggaggaggaggaggagagggaagctGAATCAAAGAAATTAAAGCAGGATATAGAAgaggaggaaaagaaagaggaggtgaagaagaaagggGAGTTGAAGAAAAAGGagcaggaaaagaaaaagaaagaggaggtgaagaagaaagagggtaaaaagaaaaaggaggtgaagaagaaagtggcgcaaaagaaaaagacaggggagttgaagaagaaagaggaagaaaagaaaagggtgatgaagaaagaggaggaaaagaaggaagaggagaagaaagagcAAGAGGATAAAAAGATAGAGGAGTcgaagaagaaagaggagaagatgagagaggaggaaaataaagagatgaagaaagaggagaagatgaacaaagtggaggaggagaagaaagagatGAACAAAGAAGAGGAAAGGATGaagaaagaggagaaaaagaaagaggatgtaaagaagagagcagaggaaaagaaaaaaatagaggagaaaaagaaagaggatgAGAAAAATAAAGAGGCGaaaaaagaggaggagaagaaagaggggggtaaaaagaaagaggaaaagaaagaggagacggtaaagagagaagaggagaaaaagaaagaggaagagaagatgaaagaggaggagaaaaagaaagaggaaaataAGAAAGGGGGGAGGAAGAAAAGAGGGCAGAGGAAAATGGAGGATGAGAtgaagagaaaggaggaggagaaaaagcaGAAAATTGAGGAAGAGAAGAAAGTGGAGGAAAAGAAGAAAGTGGAGGAAaagaagaaagaggaagaaaagaaagaggaggagaggaagaaaagTGAACAGAGGAAAAGTGAAGAGGAcatgaagagaaaggagaagaaaaagcaggaggagaaaaaacaaaaaattgagaagaaaaaggagaagagagATGAGGAGAAGATGAATAAGAAAGAGGATTTGCAGATgaagaagaaagaggaagaggaggagaggaaaaaggAGGATATGGACAAGGAGAAGAAGAATAGAGTGGAGGAGAAACAAAACGAGGAGCAGCAGATGAAAGAGGAGAATAAGAAAGAGGAGGAAAAGAAGCGAAAGGAAGTGGAGAAGGTGAAGGAAgatgagaagaaaaagaagagagaggagaagctAAAGAATTATGAggaagagaagaaagaggaggagaaggattTGCAGGGATCTAAACCTCTGcttgagaagaagaaagaggaggtgaagaaaaataagaagaaaatggAGGCGTCAATGAAGAAGAGaacggaggaggagaagaagaatgatgaaaagaggaaggagagagaggagactaAGTTTaagaagaaagaggaagaaaatgagacaaaaaagcagggagagaagaaagaggaggagaagaattTGGAGCAGTTTAAATCTGTGccggaggagaagaagaaagaagaggagagagaaaagaaggcAGAGGGAAAGCAGATGAAGAAGGAGGAGGGTAAGAAAAGAGACGAGAAGAGAAAGGAAGGGAAGAGTTTGGAGGAGTGTAAGGCTTCGTCGTCAGCGGAGAAGGGTGTGGATGAGGAG cgtCAGAGGCGTCTGGCTGCCAagagggagagtgtgttgagGTCTCTGAGAGGTCTGCTGAAGGCTGGGAGGAGAACGCA GAGAACCAAGGATAGTCAGAGGAAAAAGGAAGCGACGAAACGAAAAAGCAAAAAGTCGATAAGTCAGAAGACGAATAAGAAAAATGAGGTCCGAAAATCAGCGGTCATCAAGGTGGTCAGCACGAAAGCGGTTGGCAAATTTGCAAAGACTGCCGCCAGCAAGAAGACAGCCAAGAAGACGGCGTCCAACAGAACCGAGATGAAACGGCTCCAAAGAACCAGCaaggaaaagaaagaaggaaagaaaacacCACAGAACGCGGCAGGAGAGAGGAAGATGACAGAGgtgaagaaggagagagagaaaacagaagagCGGAAAGGAgcaaaggaggaagaggagaagatggTGGTAGTAGGAgagagcacaagaacagaccgaCAAAAAAGAATGGGTAAAACAAGCGACAAGAAGGatggagaggaaaagaaaaaggaggaagtgggggagagGAAAATCATTGGAAAGATCATCAAATTGCCGGTGGGCCGAGGAGCCAGAATCCAGCTGAAGGTGGTAGGTGGGGTCAaaatggaggaagaggagaggaaaggaaggcaGACAGGAGAGctgaagagaagagaagtgaCATCAGGAGTGCAGGAGGAAAACAAACGGAAGAGAAACCAAACCCTGAAGACCAGATCAGGAGAAGAGAAGagtcagaggaggaggagaaaggaggaggagctggGTAAAGGAGGGGTGGTGAAGGACTGTGAGGATGGCAGAGAGGAAGAGCTGCAGACACAGACTCAGAGGTCAGACAGCATGCAGCCGGTGGTCAAACTGCAGAAGAAGAACTCATCGAAATTCTCAACAATGAGCCTGGTGGACTCCACGCTGCACCGTCTCCATGGAGACATCCGGATCTCTCTGAAGACCGACAATCCg gACATCAGTAAGTGTCTGACTGCGTTGGACAGCCTCAGTATGGTCTATGTGACATCACAGCAAATCCAGAGACACAGTGAGCTCATATCTACGCTGAGAAag atGCGGCGGTACAGAGGGAGCGAAGCAGTCATGAATAAAGCCTCCATGCTGTATAACCGCTTTAAAAATGCCTacctggtgggggagggggaggagctgGTCAGTGCCTCCTTCATGCGCTCGCTGCTGGAcgagaaagagaaggaggagtTACAGAGGGTGGAGAGgtggaaggagaagaagaggagagaggaggggatgcATGAGGTGAAGAGGCCCATGGGGCag GTGgagtggaggagaggagagaggaagatggacGGGGCAGAGGGgcaaaggaggaggagaggacacAGAAAGAGGACAAGGAGAAAAcggaag GTCCCGTGGACTCTTCCTGATACGTCACTGTAA